In Plasmodium gaboni strain SY75 chromosome 14, whole genome shotgun sequence, one genomic interval encodes:
- a CDS encoding putative hemolysin gives MELYKNCFSNFRNVFNCDLFFDVKSSTKIDENEIANFIKSKDLCENDRNIVELYLEKKINKIMLIKYMERKNKTLFRGKIHLMLVFISPLWIFYMLYLSKTLTARIFTSIAVLCIFFNFFASFLLHNFEWKPKFFFFIEKMDHFGIFLMISGSLLPVQALLFNKIKLLFFISLQFLAILFGCLIVFFSCFSTGNRFIRATIFTFAGLLHIIFIKDYVSLLYGNEFILLILLGILYVIGAVIYSVKKPNIVPGILEFHEVFHICCLGSAVCTFVLNCSVIKRT, from the exons ATGGAATTATATAAGAACTGTTTTTCAAATTTCAGAAATGTCTTTAATTgtgatttattttttgacGTAAAGAGCAGTACAAAAATTGATGAGAATGAAATTGCGAATTTTATTAAGTCAAAAGACTTATGTGAAAATGATAGGAATATAGTAGAATTATATCTTgagaagaaaataaataagattatgttaataaaatatatggaaagaaaaaacaaaacatTATTTAGAGGAAAGATACATTTAATGTTAGTATTCATATCACCATTATGGATTTTTTATATGCTATATTTATCAAAAACATTAACAGCAAGAATATTTACCTCTATAGCTGTATTAtgtattttctttaatttttttgcTTCCTTCTTACTTCACAATTTTGAATGGAAACccaaattttttttctttattgAAAAAATGGATCATTTTGGAATTTTCTTAATGATTAGTGGTTCCTTGTTACCAGTTCAAgctttattatttaataaaattaaattattattttttatttctcTTCAATTTTTAGCAATATTATTTGGATGTCTTATTGTTTTCTTTAGTTGTTTCTCAACGGGAAATAGATTTATAAGGGCAACCATTTTTACATTTGCTGGATTACTacatatcatttttattaagGATTATgtatcattattatatggaAACGAATTTATACTTTTAATACTTCTAggtattttatatgttatagGAGCAGTTATATATTCGGTCAAAAAGCCAAATATTGTTCCAg GTATACTGGAATTTCATGAAGTTTTCCACATTTGTTGTCTGGGAAGTGCTGTTTGCACCTTTGTCCTAAATTGTAGTGTTATTAAAAGAACATAg
- a CDS encoding hypothetical protein (conserved Plasmodium protein, unknown function), which yields MDNCRSSSRKYKLSAGDSTFGKPTVRGSVTNDNLSDEGEIEFEGWVEFVTKNSNEDTNISQEKKKRHSRNRNHTVSLSNIVKDDIVFNKSRKRDKQLKRDSKKSNEINADYMYRNNNNNIYANYVYKQPNEISNSNIIYTLRNNHQNNNMVTPLYINTQTKTNDNLINILSPNYVDPAPPIVLKNQQVLPQLYIRQPPTVIVTNEPRPPLVINPPPANIIFKNKSPQPIYVNSTRPNIIIKNDPPTVQNPINMDTTPVQLDMPTENITMNKETIQYPYVMNIKKDSVLDNRNVYLKGSVSSTNASVSPTNVIYLDSNNNNNNNNMNDINQQNVPNFYMLNNNQSAHLQQTPNTYATIAPINNHQIQTQPTNTVQYIQPNYEQVITQVDQNGNVYNQQLVGSTVMQNMTQQGVSTLNFPATVNTLNVPTTMNNVCIPQTVCSTNNTPSQQVQYIPQTQAYEPYNNTQNTTIYERNYIPQMTQNTLPNNVVQQYIPTTTRMVQESVQNTPASQYRIIVPNNDNTQSPNIIRNYNNISNTKNNVNKAIMQPTYNSSEILPSCSPSGCASANKVTHVQNFRRNSYINPHSHSMHETPKKVQIIARPMHDQNLRTYSLCR from the coding sequence atggACAATTGCAGAAGCTCCAGCCGAAAGTATAAACTCTCTGCTGGGGATTCGACCTTCGGTAAGCCAACAGTTAGGGGCTCAGTAACGAACGATAATTTGAGTGACGAAGGAGAAATTGAATTTGAAGGATGGGTTGAATTTGTAACTAAGAATAGTAATGAAGATACTAATATTTCTcaagagaaaaaaaaaagacatAGTCGAAATAGAAATCATACTGTAAGCTTATCTAACATAGTAAAAGATGATATTGtatttaataaaagtaGAAAAAGAGATAAACAGTTAAAAAGAGATTCAAAAAAAAGCAATGAAATTAATGCAGATTATATgtatagaaataataataataatatatatgcCAATTACGTATATAAACAACCTAACGAGATTTCAAAtagtaatattatttataccCTAAGAAATAATCATcagaataataatatggttacaccattatatattaatactcaaacaaaaacaaatgataaccttattaatatattaagtCCTAACTATGTAGATCCTGCACCACCTATTGTTCTAAAAAATCAACAAGTCCTTCCtcaattatatataagacAACCACCAACAGTTATTGTAACTAATGAGCCTAGACCTCCATTAGTTATTAATCCACCACCAgcaaatattatatttaaaaataaatcacCACAACcaatatatgttaatagTACTAGAccaaatataataattaaaaatgacCCTCCTACTGTTCAAAATCCTATTAATATGGATACTACACCAGTGCAATTAGATATGCCAACAGAAAATATTACAATGAACAAAGAAACAATACAATATCCCTATgtaatgaatataaaaaaggatTCAGTTTTAGACAATAGAAATGTGTACTTAAAAGGAAGTGTATCAAGTACCAATGCGTCAGTATCACCAACAAATGTTATATATCTAgatagtaataataataataataataataatatgaatgatatAAATCAACAGAATGTACcaaatttttatatgttgAATAATAACCAAAGTGCACATTTACAACAAACACCAAATACATATGCAACCATAGCACCAATTAATAACCATCAAATACAAACACAGCCAACAAATACAGTACAATATATTCAACCAAATTATGAACAAGTCATAACACAAGTAGATCAAAATGGTAATGTATACAATCAACAGCTTGTTGGAAGTACAGTAATGCAAAATATGACACAACAAGGGGTAAGCACTTTAAATTTTCCTGCAACAGTAAATACCTTAAACGTTCCTACAACAATGAATAATGTATGTATACCACAAACAGTTTGTAGTACTAATAATACACCATCTCAACAAGTACAATATATTCCTCAAACACAAGCATATGAAccttataataatacacaAAATACAACAATTTATgaaagaaattatataccACAAATGACACAAAATACCTTACCAAATAATGTAGTACAACAATATATTCCAACCACAACTAGAATGGTACAAGAAAGTGTACAGAATACACCAGCTTCTCAATATAGAATAATTGTTCctaataatgataatacTCAATCAccaaatattataagaaattacaataatatttcaaatacaaaaaataatgttaatAAAGCTATAATGCAACCAACTTATAACTCTAGCGAAATTTTACCTTCCTGTTCTCCATCAGGATGTGCATCAGCAAATAAAGTTACGCATGTACAAAATTTTAGAAgaaattcatatataaatccACACTCCCATAGTATGCATGAAACTCCCAAAAAGGTACAAATAATAGCACGACCCATGCATGACCAAAATTTAAGAACATACAGTTTGTGTAGATAA